Proteins co-encoded in one Opitutus terrae PB90-1 genomic window:
- a CDS encoding tetratricopeptide repeat protein: protein MRATQQYYPVLFSAFWFEHRLWGDYALGYHLLNVALHATSCCLLAVVLRSLWRRPDGAGGPRNFEWVAAAVFAVHPVCVESVAWISEQKNTLSLVFYLLSALVYLDFSQTRRWGSYVFASVLFLLAVGSKTVTVTLPAALLVVLWWKQGRIGWRRDVGPLLPWFVAALALGLFTSWFERNWIGADGPEFALTFVQRLLLAGRVLWFYLGKFVWPTGLCFYYPRWDVANEAWQWIGYLVAAVGITLGLWMLRKRARGPLAGWLVYAGSLFPALGFFNVYPFLFSYVADHFQYLASAGLTVATTGGVAAWLAGKPLWLQKTTVGLVWGGIATLVVLANRQSALYRDNEVLFRATVACNPSSWMAHMNLAVTLARSPERREEAIAAYREVLRLKPDHPDAHHGLGLELARLGDKAQAMAEYERAIELRPTYAEAHHRLGVELARLGGRDQDAIAHLEAALRVKPGLAEAHANLADLLLKTPDRLPEAMAHYEEALHFDPTLAWVHCRIGFVLSHLPGRQHEAISRYETALRIEPNSIDAHNGLAIAYIMMGRADAARREWETVVRIDPSQESARRNLRRLDEVEAR from the coding sequence ATGCGAGCGACGCAACAATACTATCCCGTCCTCTTCAGCGCCTTCTGGTTCGAACATCGGCTATGGGGAGACTATGCGCTCGGCTATCATTTGTTGAATGTTGCATTGCATGCCACGTCATGCTGCTTGCTGGCCGTAGTGCTGCGTTCTTTGTGGCGGAGGCCCGACGGCGCGGGCGGGCCGCGGAACTTCGAGTGGGTGGCGGCCGCGGTGTTCGCCGTCCATCCGGTATGCGTCGAGTCGGTGGCTTGGATCAGCGAGCAAAAGAACACCCTGTCACTCGTCTTTTATCTGCTGTCCGCTCTGGTCTACCTCGATTTTTCGCAGACACGTCGATGGGGGAGCTACGTGTTCGCGTCGGTCTTGTTCTTGCTCGCAGTGGGGAGCAAGACCGTGACGGTTACGTTGCCGGCGGCGCTGCTCGTGGTGCTGTGGTGGAAGCAGGGAAGGATCGGCTGGCGCAGAGACGTCGGGCCGTTGCTGCCCTGGTTCGTGGCAGCGCTGGCGCTCGGGCTGTTTACTTCGTGGTTCGAGCGCAATTGGATCGGCGCCGATGGGCCCGAGTTCGCGCTCACGTTTGTGCAGCGACTGTTACTGGCGGGACGCGTGCTCTGGTTCTACCTGGGCAAGTTCGTTTGGCCGACGGGGCTATGTTTCTACTATCCCCGCTGGGATGTGGCGAACGAAGCCTGGCAGTGGATCGGCTATCTGGTCGCGGCCGTGGGGATAACGCTCGGGTTGTGGATGCTGCGCAAGCGCGCCCGGGGGCCGCTCGCCGGATGGCTGGTCTATGCCGGATCGCTTTTCCCGGCGCTCGGCTTCTTCAACGTGTATCCATTTCTGTTTTCCTATGTGGCCGACCATTTTCAGTATCTAGCGAGCGCGGGCTTGACGGTAGCAACCACGGGCGGCGTCGCCGCCTGGCTGGCTGGAAAACCGTTGTGGTTGCAGAAAACAACCGTCGGCCTGGTGTGGGGAGGAATTGCGACGCTCGTCGTATTAGCGAACCGACAGAGCGCCTTGTATCGTGACAACGAGGTGCTTTTCCGTGCCACGGTCGCATGCAATCCATCGAGTTGGATGGCGCACATGAATCTTGCCGTCACGCTCGCTCGCTCGCCGGAGCGACGAGAGGAGGCGATCGCGGCATATCGCGAGGTTCTGCGGCTGAAGCCCGATCACCCCGACGCGCACCACGGCCTCGGGCTGGAGTTGGCGCGGTTGGGCGACAAGGCGCAGGCGATGGCTGAGTACGAACGCGCCATCGAGCTGCGGCCCACCTATGCCGAGGCGCATCACCGCCTCGGGGTGGAACTGGCGAGGCTGGGTGGGCGTGATCAGGACGCTATCGCACATCTCGAGGCGGCCTTACGGGTGAAGCCTGGCTTGGCCGAGGCGCATGCCAATCTGGCGGACCTGCTCCTGAAGACACCTGACCGCCTACCCGAGGCGATGGCGCACTATGAGGAGGCGCTGCATTTCGATCCGACGCTGGCCTGGGTGCATTGCCGGATCGGTTTCGTACTGTCCCATCTACCTGGTCGACAGCACGAGGCGATCAGTCGTTATGAAACGGCCCTGCGGATCGAACCCAACAGCATAGATGCCCACAACG
- a CDS encoding DUF3016 domain-containing protein, which produces MKTSSFVRLMGAAVLGAVALSGCQQFSNQPAADPDSVQVEFKDMDRFTDFSDEPWGNAIRPEDAAAQFREAVVDEARRHLREGQRLKVVFTDVDLAGDHLPSIRVGATSVRVVKELYPPRIKLTFTLTDANGTVLKQGERNLIDRDFLMRADISIDRSLRYDLHLLRDWLRSELR; this is translated from the coding sequence ATGAAAACATCTTCTTTCGTGCGCCTGATGGGTGCGGCAGTGCTCGGCGCCGTGGCCCTCAGTGGGTGCCAACAGTTCTCGAATCAGCCCGCGGCGGATCCGGACAGCGTGCAGGTGGAGTTCAAGGACATGGATCGCTTCACCGATTTTTCCGACGAGCCGTGGGGCAATGCGATCCGGCCGGAAGATGCCGCGGCGCAGTTCCGGGAGGCGGTCGTCGACGAGGCCCGCCGCCATTTGCGCGAAGGGCAGCGGCTCAAGGTCGTCTTCACGGATGTGGACCTCGCGGGCGATCATCTGCCATCGATCCGCGTAGGAGCGACGTCGGTGCGCGTGGTGAAGGAGCTTTATCCGCCGCGGATCAAGCTGACGTTCACGTTGACGGATGCGAATGGCACCGTGCTCAAGCAGGGAGAGCGGAACTTGATCGATCGCGACTTTCTGATGCGCGCCGACATCAGCATCGATCGTTCGCTGCGCTACGATCTGCATTTGCTGCGGGACTGGCTCCGCTCGGAGCTGCGCTGA
- the lepA gene encoding translation elongation factor 4: MSAENTRNFCIIAHVDHGKTTLSDRLLEHTNQVSARVLTDQHLDSMDLEKERGITIKSHPVTMTYPAKDGKVYKLNLMDTPGHVDFSYEVSRSLAACEGAVLLIDAAQGVEAQTVANAHLAVGQRLKIIPVINKIDLPSANLELCLKQLEDILTIPAEEAILASGKAGIGIEEILEAVVHRVPPPRWTDYPQARALVFDSLYDAYRGVIAYVRVFSGTLKSGDMMLLMSNGLRSEIKEVGIFTPKMEKVDALGAGDTGYIVSNVKDTSEIKTGDTITLSRHPATQMLPGYKEVRPMVFCGLYPVDTSDYEKLKAALGRLRLNDAAFVYSSESSVALGFGFRCGFLGLLHMEIIQERIRREHDVDIISTYPSVVYRVVKHGGEVIEVDNPINLPDPGTITEIQEPTIKAAIHIPNDAMGDILALVMEKRGVVDHTDTLDATRVMLTCILPLNEILVDFNDRLKSITHGYGSMDYELGEYRTADLVKMEILINGDPVDAFASIVHRDKAEGKGRELCEKLAEIIPPQMFKVAIQAAIGGKVIARDNVKEMRKDVTAKCYGGDISRKRKLLDKQKEGKKKMKQFGRVSIPSDAFIKVLKTN; this comes from the coding sequence ATGTCTGCCGAAAACACACGCAATTTCTGCATCATCGCCCACGTCGATCACGGCAAAACCACGCTCTCGGATCGGCTGCTGGAGCACACCAACCAGGTGTCGGCGCGGGTGCTCACCGATCAGCACCTCGACTCGATGGATCTCGAGAAGGAGCGTGGCATCACGATCAAGTCGCATCCCGTGACGATGACCTATCCGGCGAAAGACGGAAAGGTCTACAAGCTGAACCTCATGGACACGCCGGGACACGTGGACTTCTCCTACGAAGTCTCACGGAGCCTCGCCGCGTGCGAAGGCGCGGTGCTGTTGATCGACGCAGCCCAGGGAGTGGAGGCCCAGACCGTCGCCAACGCGCACCTGGCGGTGGGGCAGCGGCTGAAGATCATTCCGGTCATCAACAAAATCGACCTGCCGAGCGCGAATCTCGAACTCTGCCTCAAGCAGTTGGAGGATATTCTCACCATTCCGGCCGAAGAGGCGATTCTTGCCAGCGGCAAGGCCGGTATCGGGATTGAGGAGATCCTCGAGGCGGTGGTGCACCGCGTGCCGCCGCCACGCTGGACCGATTACCCGCAGGCCCGCGCGCTGGTCTTCGATTCGCTTTACGATGCGTATCGCGGCGTGATCGCCTACGTGCGTGTGTTTTCCGGCACGCTCAAGTCGGGCGACATGATGCTGCTGATGAGCAACGGGCTTCGCTCCGAGATCAAGGAGGTCGGCATCTTCACCCCCAAGATGGAGAAGGTCGACGCCCTCGGGGCAGGGGACACCGGCTACATCGTCTCCAACGTGAAGGACACGTCCGAGATCAAGACCGGCGACACGATCACGCTGTCGCGGCATCCGGCCACGCAGATGCTGCCAGGCTACAAGGAGGTTCGGCCGATGGTCTTCTGCGGCCTGTATCCGGTCGATACCTCTGATTACGAAAAGCTGAAGGCGGCGCTCGGCCGGCTGCGGCTCAATGACGCGGCCTTCGTTTACTCGTCGGAAAGCTCGGTGGCGCTCGGATTCGGATTCCGGTGCGGTTTCCTCGGGCTGCTGCACATGGAAATCATCCAGGAGCGGATCCGGCGCGAGCACGACGTCGACATCATCTCGACATATCCGAGCGTGGTTTATCGCGTGGTGAAGCACGGCGGTGAGGTGATCGAGGTCGACAACCCGATCAACCTACCTGATCCCGGCACGATCACGGAAATCCAGGAGCCGACGATCAAGGCCGCGATCCATATTCCGAACGACGCGATGGGTGACATCCTCGCCCTCGTGATGGAAAAACGTGGCGTGGTCGATCACACTGACACGCTCGACGCGACCCGCGTCATGCTCACATGCATTCTGCCGCTCAACGAAATTCTCGTCGATTTCAACGACCGGTTGAAGAGCATCACGCACGGCTACGGGTCGATGGACTACGAGTTGGGCGAGTACCGTACCGCGGATCTCGTGAAGATGGAGATCCTGATCAACGGCGACCCGGTCGATGCCTTTGCGAGCATCGTGCACCGCGACAAGGCCGAAGGAAAAGGACGCGAGCTGTGTGAGAAGCTCGCCGAGATCATTCCACCGCAGATGTTCAAGGTTGCCATCCAGGCGGCCATCGGCGGCAAGGTCATCGCCCGCGACAACGTGAAGGAAATGCGGAAGGACGTTACCGCCAAATGCTACGGCGGTGACATCAGCCGGAAGCGCAAGCTGCTGGACAAGCAGAAAGAGGGCAAAAAGAAGATGAAACAGTTCGGCCGCGTTTCGATCCCATCGGATGCGTTCATCAAGGTGCTGAAAACGAACTGA
- the lepB gene encoding signal peptidase I, which translates to MFGFFASQEKKTRAHAANWLELADKVWHFRRDQLSPQDNDELLTRSRELRQQLKARADAARLKLGIEALEGVLRRTGGALYPKSSLVENVEFFLVAAIVILGIRTYFVQPFKIPTNSMWPTYYGMTAENLPPDRPAPALWQQALRFLAFGAQRRTVVAPASGEVTAEFDENTGAMAYQVRNGRNWLILPAQVKEYTFLVNGRAATVTVPLDFNEFDRVVADTFFGGESGFLTQFLQTRQARAVRRQRGGMGSPEDYSRNVRLTLKQNARAGDPILRFDILTGDQLFVDRVSYHFVKPKVGQGFVFRTGHIAGIGDDQYYIKRLVGLPGDVLEIKEPTLYRNGAPITGAESFRLNAQRVPPYRGYFNAQHNGYSRNDGQYLLKGQQVTVPENSFMALGDNSGSSLDGRYWGFVPDKDAIGRPLVIYYPFTRRWGWAR; encoded by the coding sequence ATGTTCGGCTTCTTCGCTTCCCAGGAAAAGAAAACCCGCGCCCACGCGGCCAACTGGCTCGAACTCGCCGACAAGGTCTGGCATTTCCGCCGCGACCAGCTTTCACCCCAGGACAACGATGAGCTCCTGACCCGCAGCCGGGAGTTGCGGCAGCAGCTGAAAGCGCGGGCCGACGCGGCGCGACTCAAGCTGGGCATCGAGGCCCTCGAGGGCGTGTTGCGCCGGACCGGCGGCGCGTTGTATCCGAAAAGCTCGCTCGTCGAGAACGTCGAATTTTTCCTCGTCGCCGCCATCGTGATCCTGGGCATCCGCACGTATTTCGTACAGCCGTTCAAGATTCCGACGAACTCGATGTGGCCGACGTATTACGGGATGACGGCGGAGAATCTGCCGCCAGACCGGCCTGCGCCCGCCTTGTGGCAGCAAGCGCTGCGCTTCCTGGCCTTCGGCGCGCAGCGCCGGACGGTGGTCGCGCCCGCCAGCGGCGAGGTGACCGCCGAGTTCGACGAAAACACCGGGGCGATGGCGTATCAGGTGCGAAACGGCCGCAACTGGCTGATCCTGCCGGCGCAGGTGAAGGAATATACGTTCCTGGTGAACGGCCGCGCAGCCACGGTGACAGTCCCGCTGGATTTCAACGAGTTTGACCGGGTCGTGGCGGACACTTTCTTCGGCGGCGAGTCGGGGTTTCTCACGCAGTTCCTGCAAACGCGGCAGGCACGAGCCGTGCGACGGCAGCGCGGCGGGATGGGCTCGCCCGAAGACTATTCGCGCAACGTGCGGCTGACGCTGAAGCAGAACGCGCGCGCCGGAGATCCGATCCTGCGCTTCGACATCCTCACCGGCGATCAGCTGTTCGTTGATCGGGTATCGTATCACTTTGTGAAACCGAAGGTCGGGCAGGGCTTCGTGTTTCGTACCGGGCATATCGCGGGAATTGGCGACGACCAGTATTACATCAAACGCCTGGTCGGGCTGCCCGGCGACGTGCTCGAAATCAAGGAGCCGACGCTGTATCGGAACGGCGCACCGATCACCGGGGCGGAGAGCTTCCGACTGAATGCGCAGCGCGTGCCGCCGTATCGCGGCTACTTCAATGCGCAGCACAACGGTTATTCACGCAACGACGGCCAGTATCTGCTCAAGGGCCAGCAAGTCACGGTCCCGGAAAACAGTTTCATGGCGCTCGGCGACAACTCCGGCAGCAGCCTCGACGGCCGCTATTGGGGCTTCGTGCCGGACAAAGACGCGATTGGCCGTCCGCTCGTGATCTACTATCCGTTTACCCGGCGCTGGGGCTGGGCGCGCTGA